CAAAAGAGCCCTGCAGCCCGTCGGGACGGCCGAACGCCTGACGCGATGCGGGGTCGACCGGTGGCCGGGAGATGGGGCGCGGCGCCAGGCGCTGTCCGCCGTTGTTGCCGCTGTCGTTGCCGCTGTTGATGCCGTCGGAGGTCACGTTATCCCTTTTGGATCCTCTTCTTGAGCGCCCGAGACAGGCTTTTTACCCGGCGATATGGGGCACCGGCATTGTCCGTGTCCACCCTAGTATCCACGGTTCGGCGCCGGACGGCATGAACGCGCACAGCGACGAAGGCGTCAAGCTACTGACGCTTACGCTGGTCGCGCACGTCTCGGTCGGCAAAACGGTCTACCGGGGCCCCAGCGTCGTCATCGGACGGGTCGGTTGGATAGTGCGGAATTTCGGACAGCAGTCCCAATAGTTCGCTGGGGATGCGGATCGGGCGGGAGTCGCGCAACGCCGCCCGCGCCCGGCTCTGATCATCGACCGCGGCCGCGCATTCCGGGCACAGCGAGAGGTGGTGCGCGGCGCGCAGGTGTGCGTTCATCCGCAGCTCACCATCGACGAATGCCGCGATCGCCTCGATCGACAGGTGCTCGGTGGAACCGAACCGGCGCGGCGCGCCGACCGGCGCATCGCTCTGGGAGGCGAACTGTGCGGGCAGCCAGGAGAACGCGCGGCGAAACACCTCTCCTCGGTCGACCATCACCAGCTCCTCTCGTCGCCACCCATCCCTCGAATGTAGCGCGACGTGACCCGATACCGCGTCCACTGCCCGCAAAGTAGCTGGGTGAATCGACTGGTGTACGACGCTTCGGCGTGGCGCTACGCCGACTCGGCGCGGACGCCGTGTTCGGCATGCGCGGCCAGATAATCGCGCAACGCCTGACGTCCGCGGTGGATGCGGCTGCGCACGGTGCCCAGCTTCACGCCCAGGGTGGCACCGATCTCCTCGTAGGACAGGCCTTCGATGTCACACAGCACAACGGCGGCGCGAAACTCCGGCGGCAACGAATCCAGGGCGGCCTGCAAGTCGGCACCAAGCCGGGCGTCGTGGTAGATCTGCTCGGGGTTGGGCTCGTCGGCGGGGACCCGGTCGTAATCCTCGGGCAGCGCCTCCATCCGGATGCGGGCGCGGCGGCGCACCATGTCGAGGAACAGATTGGTGGTGATGCGGTGCAGCCACCCCTCAAAAGTTCCGGGTTGGTAGTTCTGGACCGACCGGAAAACCCGAATGAAGGTCTCCTGGGTCAGGTCCTCGGCGTCGTGCTGGTTGCCGGAGAGCCGGTAAGCCAGCCGGTACACCCGGTCGGCGTGCTGACGCACCAGCTCGTCCCACGACGGCATGGTTGCCTTATCCCCGGTCGCGTCGAACACCGCGGTGCCCTGTAGCCCCTCGGACGCCTCCACCCATTGGTCATCGCGGCAGCCGTGGGCATGCGACATGGTGCTCGGGCCTAAAAGCGTAGTGATGATCGGATCCTCCGGGTTTACCCTGCCGTCAAGGTCTGGCAGTTCGTCGTCGGCAACGCGAAGCCGCCATTGTGTATTCCCGGTCCAGTACCCACCCCGTTCCATAGGGAAACGGTCGCGTATCGGCGTATGCGCGGCATAGGAGCAGTCTGAGCTAAGGCTGAGAAACCATATCGTTACATGGGTTACCCAGGGCATATCGATTGCAAAGTGACGTTGATCGCACCGCCTGTTCCGGGCGTGTCGCGACCGTCCCGCTCAGGCGCGCCTGTCGGACCGCGCCGCAAATTGGAATACGCTGCGGGGCATGGACGGCACGGACGCGGAAACCCCCGGCCAGACGGCCCCCAGCCGGGCCGAATCACTCTGCGCGCACGCCGAAGGGTCGATATCGGAGGATGCGCTCATGGCCGCCGCCCGCGAGCGCGCCGTGGAAATCGGCGCCGGGGCGGTCACGCCCGCGGTCGGTGCGTTGTTGAGCCTGTTGGCCAAGCTCAGCGGCGGCAAGGCCGTCGCGGAGGTGGGTACCGGCGCGGGGGTCAGCGGGCTCTGGTTGCTGTCGGGCATGAGCGACGACGGCGTGTTGACGACGATCGATATCGAGCCCGAGTACCTGCGGCTCGCCAAGCAGGCGT
The nucleotide sequence above comes from Mycobacterium malmoense. Encoded proteins:
- the rseA gene encoding anti-sigma E factor RseA, with amino-acid sequence MVDRGEVFRRAFSWLPAQFASQSDAPVGAPRRFGSTEHLSIEAIAAFVDGELRMNAHLRAAHHLSLCPECAAAVDDQSRARAALRDSRPIRIPSELLGLLSEIPHYPTDPSDDDAGAPVDRFADRDVRDQRKRQ
- the sigE gene encoding RNA polymerase sigma factor SigE gives rise to the protein MERGGYWTGNTQWRLRVADDELPDLDGRVNPEDPIITTLLGPSTMSHAHGCRDDQWVEASEGLQGTAVFDATGDKATMPSWDELVRQHADRVYRLAYRLSGNQHDAEDLTQETFIRVFRSVQNYQPGTFEGWLHRITTNLFLDMVRRRARIRMEALPEDYDRVPADEPNPEQIYHDARLGADLQAALDSLPPEFRAAVVLCDIEGLSYEEIGATLGVKLGTVRSRIHRGRQALRDYLAAHAEHGVRAESA